A single region of the Labeo rohita strain BAU-BD-2019 chromosome 3, IGBB_LRoh.1.0, whole genome shotgun sequence genome encodes:
- the LOC127162741 gene encoding E3 ubiquitin-protein ligase TRIM39-like produces the protein MFRLLKLMQTVKMDSLSVEEPSCSLHSETLKLFCLEDKQPVCLVCRDSKTHTDHTFRPISEAVSSYKEELKTTLKSLRIKVTQGVKMREEFEKTVQHIKSQVEHTEHQIKQQFKKLHQFLRDEEAATITALREEEEQKKQMMKERLEEINRHISALSHTIKDMEEMMKENDICFLKKFPVSMERVQISQPDPQTPSGALIHVSRYLGNLPFRVWKKMQDIVQNTPVILDPNTANPRLVMSDDLTSVKDILLNSQPLPDNPERFDYYSCILGSEGFNSGTYCWDVEVKESPSWSVGVTTASNQRKGRDFFNTDVWSVCHGLCEPSGFPVEQVLERVRVYLDYNRGTVSFSDPVTNTHLHTFTTTFTDTVLPFFCSIYHLRILPYSYSTVIVRKRYTCSSESVAVQ, from the exons atgtttagATTGCTGAAACTCATGCAAACGGTGAAAATGGATTCACTCTCTGTCGAAGAGCCTTCTTGCAGTTTACACAGTGAGACACTCAAACTCTTCTGTCTGGAGGACAAACAGCCTGTGTGTTTAGTGTGCAGAGATTCAAAGACACACACTGATCACACATTCAGACCCATTAGTGAAGCCGTTTCATCATATAAG GAGGAGCtcaaaacaacactgaaatCCTTACGAATTAAGGTTACTCAAGGAGTGAAAATGAGAGAAGAGTTTGAGAAAACAGTTCAACACATCAAG TCTCAAGTTGAGCACACAGAGCATCAGATTAAACAGCAGTTTAAAAAGCTTCATCAGTTTCTCAGAGATGAAGAAGCAGCTACAATCACTGCACTGAGGGAGGAAGAGGAGCAGAAGAAGCAGATGATGAAGGAGAGGCTGGAGGAGATCAACAGACACATCTcagctctttcacacacaatcaaagACATGGAGGAGATGATGAAAGAAAATGACATCTGCTTTCTAAAG AAGTTTCCAGTCTCAATGGAAAG AGTCCAGATCTCACAGCCGGATCCACAGACGCCTTCTGGAGCTTTGATTCATGTGTCACGTTACTTGGGCAACCTGCCGTTCAGAGTCTGGAAGAAGATGCAGGACATTGTCCAAAACA CTCCTGTGATTCTGGATCCAAACACTGCAAATCCACGTCTCGTCATGTCTGATGATCTGACCAGTGTGAAAGACATCCTATTGAACAGTCAACCACTTCCTGAtaatccagagagatttgaCTATTATTCCTGCATTTTGGGTTCAGAGGGTTTTAACTCAGGAACATATTGCTGGGATGTGGAGGTTAAAGAAAGTCCATCCTGGAGTGTTGGAGTAACTACAGCATCAAACCAAAGGAAGGGACGTGATTTCTTTAACACTGATGTCTGGAGTGTGTGCCATGGATTGTGTGAACCGTCTGGTTTTCCTGTTGAACAGGTTCTTGAGCGTGTGAGAGTATATCTGGACTATAACAGAGGAACTGTATCATTCTCTGATCCTGTAActaacacacatttacacacatttacaaCCACCTTCACTGACACTGTCTTGCCATTCTTCTGTAGTATTTACCATCTGAGGATCTTACCATATAGTTACAGTACTGTAATAGTTCGTAAACGTTACACCTGTAGCTCTGAATCAGTGGCCGTCcagtga
- the LOC127163390 gene encoding E3 ubiquitin/ISG15 ligase TRIM25 has product MAESAASRFVDQFSCSVCLDGLKEPVTIPCGHSYCMSCITVCWDQKEQGPPYRCPQCRESFSQKPLLKKNTLIAEMMETLQKTALQTGAVDCDVCITEKNRAVKSCLQCLASFCQTHLQPHYESPAFMKHKLVEASRNIQENICLSHGKLLEMYCQDDGQCICCLCTDNHKGHSVVSVDSEWTSKKDELMETEVSCQKLIQERERGQQELSEAEKLLTSSALETMEDVEKVFTELIWSLERKRFEIKEQIRAQEKTEKDRAEELRKHLDQELKELRKRQDKIKKLLITDDQIHCLKSCQSVSVLPTFEGGITQHTHLFFKDISISMFKEVLEDVCQQQTGRIFREVSNVYVSNPPEPKTSNDFLQYFCELHLDLNTAHQKVKLSEDNRKISSSEIAQQYPDQPERFNERPYILSRDGLYGRFYWEVECSGDEWAVGVCYIGIKRKGSTNDCALGFNNKSWRLGYYLKKFGFIHEQKKVSIPVVSRIGVYLDYRAGTLSFYSVSDTMTLLHRVQTTFTEPLYPAFKVGAGSSARIIDLKKKHVSTSFCNMEESCLYDTVRFSLKDISW; this is encoded by the exons ATGGCGGAATCAGCAGCAAGTCGGTTTGTGGATCAGTTCAGCTGTTCAGTCTGTTTAGATGGACTGAAGGAGCCGGTGACGATtccctgtggacacagttattgTATGAGCTGTATTACTGTCTGCTGGGACCAGAAAGAACAGGGGCCGCCATACCGCTGTCCCCAGTGCAGAGAGAGCTTCAGTCAGAAACCTCTACTGAAGAAGAACACCCTCATAGCTGAGATGATGGAGACACTGCAGAAGACGGCTCTGCAGACGGGTGCTGTGGACTGTGATGTTTGCATTACAGAGAAGAACAGAGCTGTAAAGTCCTGTCTGCAGTGCTTGGCCTCCTTCTGTCAAACTCACCTGCAGCCTCACTATGAATCTCCTGCGTTTATGAAGCACAAACTAGTCGAAGCCTCCAGAAACATTCAGGAGAACATCTGCCTCAGTCATGGGAAACTTCTGGAGATGTACTGTCAGGATGACGGTCaatgtatttgttgtttgtgtACTGATAATCATAAAGGACACAGTGTGGTGTCTGTGGATTCCGAATGGACTAGTAAAAAG GATGAGTTAATGGAGACAGAGGTGTCATGTCAAAAGCTGATCCAGGAGCGAGAGAGAGGTCAGCAGGAACTCAGTGAAGCTGAGAAGCTTCTTACA AGTTCGGCGCTAGAGACCATGGAGGATGTTGAGAAAGTCTTCACTGAGCTCATCTGGTCTCTTGAGAGGAAACGCTTTGAGATTAAAGAGCAGATCAGAGCTCAGGAGAAAACTGAGAAAGATAGAGCAGAGGAACTTCGCAAACATCTGGATCAAGAGCTAAAAGAACTCAgaaaaagacaagacaagattAAGAAGCTTCTGATTACTGATGATCAGATCCACTGTCTGAAG AGCTGCCAGTCTGTGAGTGTTTTACCCACTTTTGAAGGCGGCATCACTCAACACACTCACCTGTTCTTTAAAGACATTTCAATCTCAATGTTTAAGGAGGTTTTGGAGGATGTCTGTCAACAACAAACAGGCAGAATATTCAGAGAAG tgtcaaatgtcTATGTTTCAAACCCTCCAGAACCAAAGACCTCAaatgattttttgcagt ATTTCTGTGAGCTTCACTTGGATCTAAACACTGCACACCAAAAAGTCAAACTGTCAGAAGACAACAGGAAAATATCATCTTCAGAAATAGCTCAGCAATATCCTGATCAACCAGAGCGGTTTAATGAGCGTCCCTATATCTTGTCTAGAGATGGTTTGTACGGTCGCTTTTACTGGGAGGTTGAGTGCAGTGGGGATGAATGGGCTGTAGGAGTTTGTTACATAGGAATTAAACGTAAAGGAAGCACTAATGACTGTGCACTTGGCTTCAACAACAAGTCATGGAGACTGGGTTATTATCTGAAGAAATTCGGATTCATTCATGAgcaaaaaaaagtctcaatCCCTGTTGTCTCTAGAATAGGAGTGTATCTGGATTACAgagcaggaactctgtccttctacagtgtctctgacacaatgactCTCCTTCACAGAGTCCAGACCACTTTCACTGAACCCTTATACCCTGCATTTAAGGTTGGAGCTGGTTCATCTGCCAGGATCAtagacctgaaaaaaaaacacgtatCCACCTCATTTTGCAACATGGAAGAAAGCTGTCTTTATGACACTGTGAGATTTTCTCTTAAAGATATTTCCTggtga